One genomic segment of uncultured Ilyobacter sp. includes these proteins:
- a CDS encoding deoxyribodipyrimidine photo-lyase produces MERRFKLLNEKDIREKGEYVLYWMQGSQRTRYNHCLEYGILKANEMKKPLIVVFNLVDGYPDANERHYAFMVQGLKDVKQALADRKIEFYMLHGDMIENIVRASEEASLLVCDKGYMNIQKKWRFEISSKVNCQAVEIDTNLVVPVEAASEKEEYAARTIREKIKRQLDEFLYDFEEVKYSVNKGYKGKFCFYEDNLNKSLNNIDKGLENMKLNKSVSKSSFFYGGEKKARERLDEFIENRLDGYGEKNSDPGEDNVSKLSPYLHFGNISPVEIALELLKVKNELNRESIEDFLEELIIRRELSHNFIYYNDRYDKWEGITYGWAYETMEKHLKDKRENLYSMKKLENGETHDIYWNAAQKEMVVTGFMHGYMRMYWCKKILEWSKTPKEAYERTIYFNNKYFIDGRDPNSYTGAAWCFGKHDRAWKEREIFGKIRYMNFEGLRRKFDMDKYLKRIEEL; encoded by the coding sequence ATGGAAAGAAGATTTAAGCTTTTAAATGAAAAGGATATAAGAGAGAAGGGTGAATATGTCTTGTACTGGATGCAGGGAAGCCAGAGAACAAGGTACAACCACTGTCTCGAATATGGAATACTAAAGGCCAATGAGATGAAAAAGCCTCTTATAGTTGTTTTTAACCTTGTAGACGGATATCCTGACGCCAATGAGAGGCATTATGCCTTTATGGTCCAAGGCTTGAAAGATGTAAAACAAGCCCTTGCAGATAGGAAAATAGAATTTTATATGCTTCACGGAGATATGATAGAAAATATAGTAAGGGCATCTGAAGAAGCCAGTCTGCTTGTATGTGATAAGGGCTATATGAATATTCAGAAAAAATGGAGGTTTGAAATAAGCTCAAAAGTGAACTGTCAGGCTGTGGAGATAGACACCAACCTTGTGGTACCAGTGGAGGCAGCATCAGAAAAGGAGGAGTATGCAGCAAGGACAATAAGGGAAAAAATCAAGAGACAACTAGATGAATTTTTATATGATTTTGAAGAGGTAAAATACTCGGTGAACAAGGGTTATAAGGGTAAATTTTGTTTTTATGAAGATAATTTAAACAAGTCTTTAAATAATATTGATAAGGGTCTTGAAAATATGAAACTAAACAAGAGCGTTTCTAAGTCTTCATTTTTTTACGGGGGGGAGAAAAAGGCAAGAGAAAGGCTAGATGAATTTATAGAAAACAGGCTAGATGGGTATGGTGAGAAAAATAGTGATCCAGGAGAGGACAATGTATCAAAACTTTCTCCCTACCTGCACTTTGGAAATATATCCCCAGTTGAGATAGCTCTGGAGCTATTGAAGGTTAAAAATGAACTAAACAGAGAAAGTATAGAGGATTTTCTCGAGGAGCTTATAATAAGGAGAGAGCTTTCCCACAATTTCATTTATTACAACGACAGGTACGACAAATGGGAAGGAATAACCTACGGATGGGCATATGAAACCATGGAGAAGCATTTAAAGGACAAGCGGGAAAATCTGTACAGTATGAAAAAGCTTGAGAATGGAGAAACCCATGATATATACTGGAATGCAGCACAAAAAGAGATGGTGGTCACTGGATTTATGCATGGATATATGAGAATGTACTGGTGCAAAAAGATCCTCGAGTGGAGCAAGACCCCGAAAGAAGCCTACGAAAGAACTATATATTTTAATAATAAGTATTTTATAGATGGCAGGGACCCAAACTCATACACAGGTGCGGCTTGGTGTTTTGGAAAACATGACAGGGCTTGGAAGGAAAGGGAGATCTTCGGGAAAATAAGGTATATGAACTTTGAAGGACTCAGAAGGAAATTTGATATGGATAAATATTTAAAACGCATAGAGGAACTTTGA
- a CDS encoding integrase core domain-containing protein — protein sequence MSDSLIRAFLLEEPKEGLIIYSDQGSKYSSKEYSNILKKLGLVQSMSRYGNCYDNAVIESFHVYLKKEMVLVTKRYMRAMIFDYIEFYNKERRHSFLGNVSPVEFEKLHKKLVLG from the coding sequence GTGAGTGATTCTTTAATAAGGGCATTTTTACTGGAAGAACCAAAGGAAGGGCTTATAATTTATAGTGATCAAGGATCGAAATATTCAAGCAAGGAGTACTCTAACATTTTAAAGAAGCTTGGGTTAGTCCAATCTATGAGTAGATATGGGAACTGTTATGATAATGCAGTGATAGAATCTTTTCATGTTTATTTAAAGAAAGAGATGGTTTTAGTAACTAAGAGGTATATGAGGGCAATGATATTTGATTACATAGAATTTTATAATAAAGAGAGGAGACACAGCTTCTTAGGAAATGTCTCCCCTGTTGAATTTGAAAAACTACATAAAAAATTGGTGTTAGGTTGA
- a CDS encoding AbgT family transporter, translating into MEKVEMGKIEMQKEKKNFFGKFLSAIEKAGNKLPDPVVLFMILGGIVIVLSAIISSTGVSVVHPSTQETITVVNLMSKEGFRKILSEVVRNFQGFPALGLVLVVMFGAGVAEKSGLMEMAMRNSVAKVPSKLVTAVILLAGILANAAGDAGNIVLPPLAAVIFLAVGRHPLAGIFAAYAGVTGGFAANFMINMSDIIAASFTIPAAQVINPIYNNTPAMNYYFIIASTLLILAAGVFVTEKIVEPRLGKYEGEHQETASTTLSDVQKKGLKLAGISALVLIAIVLGLSLGNDPFMADAESGSVLAFKSPLMQGIVPLITLLFFVPGVVYGKVTGVIKNHRDVVSMMSKSVGEMGGYILLAFMASQFLAFFNWSNMGILTSVKGAEFLRNAGITGGGLIIGFILITCLLNLLIGSASAKWAIMAPIFIPMFMLLGYDPALTQMAFRIGDSITNTITPLSPYFPIVIAFAKKYDKDAGMGTIMANMTPYTIVFGIVWTILLLVFMFLNLPLGPGGGIFYIQ; encoded by the coding sequence ATGGAAAAAGTTGAAATGGGAAAAATTGAAATGCAAAAAGAAAAGAAAAATTTTTTCGGTAAGTTTTTAAGTGCCATAGAAAAGGCAGGAAACAAACTACCAGACCCAGTTGTTTTATTCATGATACTAGGGGGTATCGTAATAGTTTTATCAGCAATTATATCAAGTACGGGTGTTTCTGTTGTGCATCCAAGTACACAAGAGACAATAACTGTAGTTAATTTAATGAGTAAAGAAGGATTTAGAAAAATATTAAGTGAGGTTGTTAGAAACTTTCAAGGTTTCCCAGCTTTAGGTCTAGTATTAGTTGTAATGTTTGGTGCTGGTGTGGCAGAAAAATCAGGTCTTATGGAAATGGCAATGAGAAATTCTGTTGCTAAGGTTCCAAGTAAACTAGTTACAGCAGTTATATTACTTGCAGGTATATTAGCAAATGCAGCAGGTGATGCAGGAAACATCGTATTACCTCCACTTGCAGCAGTTATATTCCTAGCAGTTGGAAGACATCCACTAGCAGGTATCTTTGCAGCATATGCAGGGGTAACAGGCGGATTTGCAGCAAACTTCATGATAAATATGTCAGACATTATTGCTGCAAGCTTTACAATACCAGCAGCTCAAGTTATTAATCCAATTTATAATAATACTCCAGCAATGAACTACTATTTTATAATAGCTTCAACATTATTAATACTTGCAGCAGGGGTTTTCGTTACAGAAAAAATTGTTGAACCTCGTTTAGGAAAATATGAAGGTGAACACCAAGAAACAGCATCTACTACATTGTCAGATGTTCAAAAGAAGGGTTTAAAGCTAGCAGGTATATCAGCACTTGTTTTAATAGCAATAGTACTTGGATTAAGCCTTGGTAATGATCCATTTATGGCTGATGCTGAATCAGGATCAGTATTAGCATTTAAATCGCCATTAATGCAGGGCATAGTTCCATTAATAACACTATTATTCTTTGTTCCAGGGGTAGTTTATGGAAAAGTAACTGGTGTGATTAAAAACCATAGAGATGTAGTTTCTATGATGTCAAAATCTGTTGGAGAAATGGGTGGATACATCCTTCTAGCATTTATGGCATCACAATTTCTAGCATTCTTTAACTGGTCAAACATGGGTATATTAACTTCTGTAAAGGGTGCAGAGTTTTTAAGAAATGCAGGAATCACAGGTGGCGGACTAATAATAGGTTTCATATTAATAACTTGCTTATTAAACCTATTAATTGGTAGTGCTTCAGCTAAGTGGGCTATTATGGCTCCAATATTCATACCAATGTTTATGTTACTTGGATATGACCCAGCCTTAACACAAATGGCATTCCGTATAGGAGATTCAATTACAAATACTATAACTCCTTTATCACCATACTTCCCAATTGTAATTGCCTTCGCTAAGAAGTATGATAAGGATGCAGGTATGGGAACAATAATGGCAAACATGACACCATATACAATAGTATTTGGTATAGTTTGGACAATACTTTTATTAGTATTCATGTTCCTTAACCTACCACTAGGTCCTGGAGGTGGAATATTCTACATTCAATAA
- a CDS encoding M20 family metallopeptidase — protein MEAILHRENKCIYDRINELTKCNKNSFIEIRRHLHQHPELGYDEFETSKYIATILEKLGIEVQRGVAKTGVVGLLIGKYPGKTIAIRADMDALPINELNDFSYKSKYDGRMHACGHDAHMTFALGAAIVLSKLKDELHGNVKFIFQPAEETSGGAKPMIEEGVLENPRIDAIIGAHVWNIECGKFGIKTGPIMASTDVFEIKIIGKGGHAAQPQNAVDPIIIGSEIIGNIQNIKTRKMDPLEPVVISVCNFNAGETFNVIPNEAILRGTVRTLNPDLRKMLPQIIEKNVESIVTSYGATCEFKYTYNYPVTVNDNDFTDFVKNSIINRFGKDSIEIIERPSMGGEDFAFYLQKVPGTFLWVGIRNEGMGITQDIHHPMFTIDEEALSLAIEAYSNIVINFLNKIN, from the coding sequence ATGGAAGCAATATTACATAGAGAAAACAAATGTATCTATGATAGAATAAATGAGTTAACTAAATGTAACAAAAATTCTTTTATTGAAATAAGACGACATCTACATCAACATCCAGAGCTTGGTTATGATGAGTTTGAAACAAGTAAATACATAGCAACAATTCTTGAGAAATTAGGAATTGAAGTTCAAAGGGGAGTTGCCAAAACTGGAGTTGTTGGACTACTTATTGGTAAATATCCTGGAAAAACAATAGCCATAAGGGCAGATATGGACGCCCTCCCGATTAATGAATTAAATGATTTTTCCTATAAATCAAAATATGACGGTAGAATGCATGCCTGCGGTCACGACGCCCATATGACCTTTGCACTAGGAGCTGCAATTGTTTTATCTAAGCTTAAAGATGAACTACATGGAAATGTAAAGTTTATCTTTCAACCAGCTGAAGAGACAAGCGGTGGTGCAAAACCCATGATTGAAGAAGGGGTGTTAGAAAATCCTAGGATAGATGCAATAATAGGGGCCCATGTTTGGAACATAGAGTGTGGTAAGTTTGGTATTAAAACTGGCCCAATAATGGCATCAACGGATGTCTTTGAGATTAAGATTATTGGAAAAGGTGGGCATGCTGCCCAGCCACAAAATGCCGTTGACCCGATAATAATTGGCAGTGAAATCATAGGTAATATACAAAATATAAAAACAAGAAAGATGGACCCGCTAGAGCCTGTGGTAATTTCCGTTTGTAATTTTAACGCTGGGGAAACCTTTAATGTAATACCAAATGAAGCAATACTAAGGGGAACAGTTAGGACCCTAAACCCAGATCTTAGAAAAATGTTGCCACAAATAATAGAAAAGAACGTTGAATCAATAGTAACTTCCTATGGGGCTACATGTGAATTCAAATACACATATAATTATCCAGTAACTGTAAATGATAATGATTTTACAGATTTTGTAAAAAACTCAATAATAAATCGGTTTGGAAAAGACAGTATAGAAATAATAGAAAGGCCATCCATGGGAGGAGAGGACTTTGCCTTTTATCTTCAAAAGGTACCTGGAACTTTTTTATGGGTTGGAATTAGAAATGAAGGTATGGGAATAACCCAGGATATTCATCATCCAATGTTCACAATTGATGAAGAGGCATTGAGCCTTGCAATTGAAGCATACAGCAATATTGTTATCAATTTTTTAAATAAAATAAATTAA
- a CDS encoding M20 family metallo-hydrolase has product MNLGNLAYEKLEALSQFTDSGEGITRLFLTKEHREASNYLREIMEKAGLEVEMDNIGNLIGTYRTSKNTDKTLVLGSHQDTVKNGGKYDGALGIILPIVALEKCIKDGIELDYNVKIVSFGDEEGVRFATTYLGSKALAGTFTEDLLERISEEGTSLRDELINFGLNPEAIGECRLKENVTAYLEIHIEQGPVLEHEDLAIGIVNAIQGSHRYQIDIEGIAGHAGTVPMKYRSDAGIGSAEVMVEFTNYIEKLDGIVATFGIVELSPGSINVIPGKSRFTLDIRSLDNNLIASSVEKFKEIVSKVAERRKLRFKVENTNIAPSCECSSRIINMLEKSVEDIGYKPFNFPSGAGHDAQEMKNLTDMGMLFVRCKDGISHNPLESVKSEDLEIASEVLVEFLKNYN; this is encoded by the coding sequence ATGAACTTAGGAAATTTAGCTTATGAAAAACTCGAGGCCCTCTCACAGTTTACTGATTCTGGAGAGGGAATCACAAGGCTCTTCCTTACAAAGGAACACAGGGAGGCATCCAATTACTTAAGAGAAATTATGGAAAAAGCCGGACTTGAAGTAGAGATGGATAATATTGGAAATCTTATTGGGACATATCGTACTTCCAAAAATACAGACAAAACCTTGGTGCTGGGATCTCACCAGGACACAGTTAAAAATGGGGGGAAGTATGATGGGGCCCTTGGAATAATACTTCCGATAGTTGCCCTGGAAAAGTGCATCAAGGATGGAATAGAATTAGATTATAATGTAAAGATCGTTTCCTTTGGTGATGAGGAAGGAGTAAGGTTTGCAACTACTTATCTAGGTTCAAAAGCATTAGCCGGAACATTCACAGAGGATCTTCTAGAAAGGATTTCTGAAGAGGGGACGAGTCTTAGAGATGAGTTAATTAACTTTGGATTGAATCCTGAAGCAATTGGAGAGTGTCGTTTAAAGGAGAATGTTACAGCTTATCTAGAGATCCATATTGAGCAGGGGCCTGTTCTTGAACACGAAGATTTGGCCATAGGGATAGTAAATGCCATCCAAGGATCCCATAGGTATCAAATAGATATTGAAGGGATAGCTGGCCATGCAGGAACCGTGCCTATGAAGTATAGAAGTGATGCAGGTATAGGTAGTGCTGAAGTAATGGTTGAGTTTACAAATTATATAGAAAAACTAGATGGAATCGTGGCTACTTTCGGAATCGTAGAGCTCTCTCCTGGTTCTATTAATGTTATTCCAGGAAAATCCAGATTTACCCTGGATATCAGATCTTTGGACAACAATCTTATAGCCTCATCTGTAGAGAAGTTTAAGGAAATAGTGAGTAAGGTAGCTGAGAGAAGAAAGCTCAGGTTTAAGGTTGAAAATACAAACATAGCGCCCTCATGTGAGTGTAGCAGCAGAATAATAAATATGCTAGAAAAAAGTGTTGAGGATATTGGATATAAGCCTTTTAACTTCCCAAGCGGAGCGGGCCACGATGCCCAAGAAATGAAAAACCTTACCGATATGGGGATGTTATTTGTAAGATGTAAGGACGGAATAAGTCATAACCCTCTGGAATCAGTTAAATCTGAAGACCTGGAGATAGCATCTGAGGTACTCGTGGAATTTCTTAAAAATTATAATTAA
- a CDS encoding IS3 family transposase — MTMSNQKRKRRTYTDEFKNQLIKRTLDTFNIKSSLGMKGCPYDNVVEEGNFKTIKTEFINGIYFDFLEELNYELLDYVNWFNNHRINSYLGCQTPVDYRINSFKKVI, encoded by the coding sequence ATGACCATGTCAAACCAAAAGAGAAAACGTCGTACCTACACAGATGAATTTAAAAATCAATTAATAAAAAGAACGCTAGATACCTTTAATATTAAAAGTTCTTTAGGTATGAAAGGCTGCCCATATGATAATGTGGTGGAAGAAGGCAACTTCAAAACCATAAAGACAGAATTTATAAATGGAATTTATTTTGATTTTTTAGAAGAATTAAATTATGAATTACTAGATTATGTTAACTGGTTTAACAACCACAGAATCAACTCTTATCTCGGTTGTCAAACGCCAGTAGATTACAGAATAAATAGCTTTAAAAAAGTTATCTAA
- a CDS encoding amidohydrolase, translating into MLLIKNAQIITSTGKNYDKGDILIKDGKIETLGENIECVEGVEVIYADGKIITPGIIDAHCHLGMWEDAIGFEGADGNESTDPVTPHLRAIDAINPMDRNFEEAREGGITCVSTGPGSTNVIAGQYAVIKTSGICVDEMIVKAPVAIKCAFGENPKKIFGDKKQSPSTRMAIAAILRETLIKAREYKNKLDLAKKDPSKKPAFDFKMESLQPVINGEIPLKAHVHRADDILTAIRISKEFGVKMSLDHCTDGYLIVDHIKNSGCDVIVGPSFGDRPKFELKNKSFVTPGVLSNAGIKIAIVTDHPVVPLQHLPMCAALSVKAGMKEEEALNAITIYPAEILGINDRVGSIEIGKDADIVVWNGHPFEMQATVEYTLINGEIVYKK; encoded by the coding sequence ATGCTTTTAATTAAAAATGCTCAAATAATTACGTCAACAGGAAAAAACTACGATAAGGGTGATATCCTAATTAAGGATGGAAAAATAGAGACCCTAGGAGAAAACATTGAGTGTGTAGAAGGGGTAGAGGTAATATATGCCGATGGAAAGATCATTACCCCGGGGATTATTGATGCCCATTGCCACCTTGGTATGTGGGAGGACGCCATAGGCTTTGAGGGTGCTGATGGAAATGAGTCAACGGACCCAGTAACCCCTCATCTTAGAGCAATAGATGCAATAAACCCAATGGATAGAAATTTTGAGGAAGCCCGTGAAGGAGGAATAACCTGTGTTTCAACAGGCCCTGGAAGCACTAATGTAATTGCAGGACAGTATGCAGTTATTAAAACCTCAGGAATATGTGTGGATGAAATGATAGTTAAGGCTCCCGTTGCCATAAAGTGTGCCTTTGGTGAAAATCCAAAAAAAATCTTTGGTGACAAGAAACAATCTCCATCAACTAGAATGGCAATAGCTGCAATTTTAAGAGAAACCTTAATAAAGGCTAGGGAGTATAAAAACAAACTAGACTTAGCTAAGAAAGATCCTTCAAAGAAACCAGCCTTTGACTTTAAAATGGAGTCATTACAGCCAGTTATAAATGGAGAAATTCCTTTAAAGGCCCATGTTCATAGGGCAGATGATATTTTAACTGCAATAAGAATTTCTAAGGAATTCGGAGTTAAAATGTCTCTAGACCACTGCACCGATGGATACTTAATAGTTGATCACATTAAAAATAGTGGATGTGATGTTATTGTTGGACCAAGCTTTGGAGACAGACCAAAGTTTGAACTTAAAAATAAATCCTTCGTAACACCAGGAGTATTAAGTAATGCAGGGATTAAGATCGCAATAGTAACGGATCACCCAGTAGTTCCACTACAGCACCTACCAATGTGTGCAGCTCTTTCAGTTAAGGCAGGAATGAAGGAAGAAGAAGCCCTAAATGCGATAACTATCTATCCTGCTGAAATACTAGGAATTAATGACAGGGTTGGAAGTATTGAAATCGGTAAGGATGCAGATATTGTAGTATGGAATGGTCATCCCTTTGAAATGCAAGCTACTGTAGAATATACACTTATAAATGGAGAAATAGTTTATAAAAAGTAA
- a CDS encoding DUF1850 domain-containing protein: MSIIKKIPILLLILLSLYTTLLLKKILIIKDLSKDSIIFIEEVNPGNEFTIKWMHSVELQPWEEIFKIDSEYNITLDRTRFKSFGAGVPDSEGNKTEIKNGYVIFSGIDRKIPDLRYGISDFAKHTFSFKNKELNLYKIVEDGNAIKIAIVEMSLFKYYFLKIRKTL; the protein is encoded by the coding sequence ATGTCTATCATAAAAAAAATTCCTATATTATTATTAATTTTACTTTCTCTCTATACTACTTTACTTCTTAAGAAAATCCTGATAATAAAAGACCTTTCAAAGGATTCTATAATCTTTATAGAAGAAGTAAATCCTGGCAACGAATTCACCATAAAATGGATGCACTCTGTTGAGCTCCAGCCCTGGGAAGAAATTTTCAAAATTGATTCAGAGTATAATATTACTCTTGATCGAACAAGATTCAAGTCATTCGGGGCTGGAGTTCCTGACTCTGAAGGAAATAAAACTGAAATTAAAAACGGATATGTTATTTTTAGTGGAATAGACAGAAAAATTCCTGATCTTAGATACGGTATTTCAGACTTTGCAAAGCATACCTTTTCCTTCAAAAATAAAGAACTGAACCTCTATAAAATTGTAGAAGATGGAAATGCTATAAAAATAGCCATAGTTGAGATGAGCCTTTTTAAATACTACTTTTTAAAAATCAGAAAGACTCTTTAA
- the glsA gene encoding glutaminase A, with protein sequence MQNLLYEVVERNRPFSGHGQVATYIPALAKASPSDVGICAVDMNGIAYGAGEYEKKFTIQSVSKAITLMLSIMDNGSEHVFSRVGVEPTGDPFNSIIKLETTKPHRPHNPMINAGAIAVASMIKGENQNHKLERLLNFVRKLTNNNDIDIDEEVYISERETGNKNRALAYYMKNEGIIDGNVEETIDLYFKQCSILVTCRDLANIAAVLASKGVSPINGERIIPENITTIVKTLMLTCGMYDDSGNFALRVGLPAKSGVGGGIIAIVPNNMGIATFGPSLDSKGNSIVGMMMLEELSRNLELNIFQ encoded by the coding sequence ATACAAAATTTATTATATGAAGTGGTTGAAAGAAATCGACCTTTTTCAGGACATGGACAGGTTGCAACCTATATACCAGCCCTAGCCAAGGCGAGTCCAAGTGATGTTGGTATATGTGCAGTAGATATGAATGGCATTGCCTATGGAGCTGGGGAATATGAGAAAAAATTTACAATACAAAGTGTTTCAAAGGCAATAACTTTGATGTTATCCATAATGGATAATGGTTCAGAGCATGTCTTTAGTAGGGTTGGGGTGGAACCAACGGGAGACCCATTTAATTCAATAATAAAACTTGAAACAACAAAACCCCATAGACCACATAATCCGATGATTAATGCCGGTGCAATAGCAGTTGCATCAATGATTAAGGGAGAAAATCAAAATCATAAACTAGAAAGACTATTAAACTTTGTACGTAAACTAACAAATAATAATGATATTGATATAGATGAAGAAGTTTATATTTCTGAAAGGGAAACAGGAAATAAAAACAGGGCCCTTGCATACTATATGAAAAATGAAGGCATAATAGATGGGAATGTTGAGGAAACAATAGATCTATACTTCAAACAATGCTCAATACTAGTTACCTGTAGGGACTTAGCAAACATTGCAGCTGTTTTAGCAAGCAAGGGAGTGTCTCCAATAAATGGGGAGAGAATTATTCCAGAGAATATAACAACAATAGTTAAAACCCTAATGCTAACCTGTGGTATGTATGATGATTCTGGGAACTTTGCATTAAGGGTAGGACTGCCTGCTAAAAGTGGTGTTGGTGGAGGAATAATTGCAATAGTTCCAAACAATATGGGAATAGCAACCTTTGGACCATCTCTAGATAGTAAGGGAAACAGTATAGTTGGAATGATGATGCTTGAGGAACTTTCAAGGAATTTAGAATTAAATATTTTTCAGTAG
- a CDS encoding DUF523 domain-containing protein: MENVYTEKIKIGMSSCMYGAKVRYNSKGWEMLGYLHRERSNYLWTPVCPEVMSGMGVPRSPIRLVGGNGEDFWIGNARVKNREGRDVTSMLGKGALACYETLERAEVDAYIFMEGSPSCGVYRTTLKNQRLGKPPGIFGALLLNRGYFLIPAQDLQSPVKWWDWRRRLTAFAWLKRQEVTKVKDLYDVWHILKFLCQELDEKSARELGHRIGSFKQDVGEEVVADVKNEILEILRKPSDVKRVKQWLWKNYTHLKKSKGISIEDVCPPKVLRNMTHIAEEMIHVEIESRDKGLIFGSSPINYKPSR; the protein is encoded by the coding sequence ATGGAAAATGTCTATACTGAAAAAATAAAAATCGGCATGTCATCATGTATGTATGGAGCTAAGGTAAGATACAACAGTAAAGGCTGGGAGATGTTGGGCTATCTCCACAGGGAACGTTCTAATTATCTTTGGACTCCTGTGTGTCCAGAAGTAATGAGCGGAATGGGTGTCCCTAGATCTCCCATAAGGCTCGTAGGAGGAAACGGTGAAGATTTCTGGATTGGAAATGCAAGGGTTAAAAACAGAGAGGGGAGAGATGTCACCTCTATGCTCGGAAAGGGTGCCTTGGCATGTTACGAAACCCTTGAAAGAGCAGAGGTAGATGCCTATATATTCATGGAGGGAAGCCCTAGCTGTGGTGTATATAGGACTACTCTAAAAAACCAGAGGCTGGGTAAGCCCCCTGGGATATTTGGGGCACTTCTTTTAAACAGGGGATATTTTCTGATACCTGCTCAGGATCTTCAAAGTCCTGTGAAATGGTGGGACTGGAGAAGGAGACTCACTGCCTTTGCTTGGCTTAAAAGACAGGAGGTTACCAAGGTAAAGGATCTATATGATGTTTGGCATATTTTAAAATTTCTGTGTCAGGAACTTGATGAAAAAAGTGCAAGGGAGCTGGGACACAGAATAGGAAGTTTTAAGCAAGATGTAGGAGAAGAAGTAGTGGCAGATGTAAAAAATGAAATCTTGGAGATTTTGAGGAAACCATCTGATGTGAAAAGGGTGAAACAGTGGCTATGGAAGAATTATACCCATCTAAAGAAATCTAAGGGGATAAGTATAGAGGATGTATGTCCTCCAAAAGTCCTTAGAAATATGACGCATATTGCAGAAGAGATGATTCACGTGGAGATAGAGTCTAGGGATAAGGGCCTTATCTTTGGGAGTTCTCCTATAAACTACAAACCCTCTAGATAA
- a CDS encoding transposase: MAGEKHSNEIKETMVRLYNGGKGRKVKNLAIEYGIAESTVRYWVVDKPKKENKKKIKESSNSEIEEMKKEIARLKEENDILKP, encoded by the coding sequence ATGGCAGGGGAAAAGCATAGTAATGAAATTAAAGAAACAATGGTTAGACTTTACAATGGGGGAAAAGGTAGGAAGGTTAAGAACTTAGCAATAGAATATGGTATAGCAGAATCAACAGTCAGGTACTGGGTTGTAGATAAACCTAAAAAAGAGAATAAAAAGAAGATTAAAGAGTCTTCTAATTCAGAAATTGAAGAAATGAAAAAAGAGATTGCAAGGCTCAAAGAAGAGAATGATATATTAAAACCATAA